In Amaranthus tricolor cultivar Red isolate AtriRed21 chromosome 3, ASM2621246v1, whole genome shotgun sequence, a single window of DNA contains:
- the LOC130809111 gene encoding uncharacterized protein LOC130809111 isoform X1 encodes MSRTNEDVVQEVVDNKPQGQEQVSELTEEETRHADKTEENQVPSTVQQEEMIKKKYGGILPKKKPLISKDHEHAFFDSADWALGKQQGGQKPKGPLDALRPKLQPTPHQQVRSRRSAYAPADGEGVSPHDEDTTPKTSSEDQDFAREDDKHEKSVSPEAQSCHE; translated from the exons ATGTCGAGAACAAACGAAGACGTTGTCCAAGAAGTTGTTGATAATAAACCTCAAGGGCAAGAGCAAGTGAGTGAACTTACAGAGGAGGAAACTAGACATGCTGACAAGACTGAGGAAAATCAAGTACCTTCCACAGTACAGCAA GAGGAAATGATCAAGAAAAAGTATGGAGGAATTCTTCCCAAGAAAAAGCCTCTGATTTCTAAG GACCATGAGCATGCTTTTTTTGATTCTGCTGATTGGGCATTGGGAAAG CAGCAGGGAGGCCAGAAACCCAAAGGACCACTTGATGCTCTCCGCCCAAAGTTGCAG CCAACTCCTCATCAACAAGTCCGTTCTAGGCGCTCAGCTTATGCTCCTGCTGATGGAGAAGGTGTATCTCCTCATGACGAAG ATACAACACCCAAAACCTCGTCTGAAGATCAAGATTTCGCAAGAGAGGATGACAAGCATGAAAAGTCGGTTTCTCCTGAGGCTCAGAGTTGCCATGAATAA
- the LOC130809111 gene encoding uncharacterized protein LOC130809111 isoform X2 produces the protein MSRTNEDVVQEVVDNKPQGQEQVSELTEEETRHADKTEENQVPSTVQQEEMIKKKYGGILPKKKPLISKDHEHAFFDSADWALGKQGGQKPKGPLDALRPKLQPTPHQQVRSRRSAYAPADGEGVSPHDEDTTPKTSSEDQDFAREDDKHEKSVSPEAQSCHE, from the exons ATGTCGAGAACAAACGAAGACGTTGTCCAAGAAGTTGTTGATAATAAACCTCAAGGGCAAGAGCAAGTGAGTGAACTTACAGAGGAGGAAACTAGACATGCTGACAAGACTGAGGAAAATCAAGTACCTTCCACAGTACAGCAA GAGGAAATGATCAAGAAAAAGTATGGAGGAATTCTTCCCAAGAAAAAGCCTCTGATTTCTAAG GACCATGAGCATGCTTTTTTTGATTCTGCTGATTGGGCATTGGGAAAG CAGGGAGGCCAGAAACCCAAAGGACCACTTGATGCTCTCCGCCCAAAGTTGCAG CCAACTCCTCATCAACAAGTCCGTTCTAGGCGCTCAGCTTATGCTCCTGCTGATGGAGAAGGTGTATCTCCTCATGACGAAG ATACAACACCCAAAACCTCGTCTGAAGATCAAGATTTCGCAAGAGAGGATGACAAGCATGAAAAGTCGGTTTCTCCTGAGGCTCAGAGTTGCCATGAATAA
- the LOC130809112 gene encoding casparian strip membrane protein 3 — translation MSKGAGLEVGEASKVAAGANRGISILDFVFRIVAGASTLASAIAMGTTNETLPFFTQFIRFRAEYDDLPTFTFFVVANAIITGYLVLSLAFSILHIVRSGATGTRILLAILDTAALGLLTAAASAAAAIVYLAHKGNTSANWFSICQQYNSFCERISGSLIGSFVAIVLFVLLIILSALAISRRR, via the exons atgtCGAAAGGAGCAGGACTTGAAGTTGGTGAAGCGTCTAAGGTTGCAGCAGGTGCAAATCGAGGAATTTCGATCCTCGATTTTGTGTTTAGGATTGTTGCTGGTGCTTCTACCTTAGCTAGTGCAATTGCCATGGGGACTACTAATGAAACACTTCCTTTTTTCACTCAATTTATTCGGTTTAGAGCTGAATAtgatgaccttccaactttcaC GTTCTTTGTGGTGGCAAACGCAATAATAACTGGCTACTTGGTGCTTTCTCTTGCATTTTCTATTTTACACATTGTTAGAAGTGGAGCAACCGGCACCCGGATTTTGTTGGCCATTCTCGACACC GCCGCATTGGGTCTATTAACGGCAGCAGCATCAGCAGCAGCAGCAATAgtatacttggcacacaaaggCAATACTTCGGctaattggttttcaatttgcCAGCAATATAACAGCTTTTGTGAGCGTATTTCTGGTTCATTGATCGGCTCTTTTGTAGCAATCGTCTTATTCGTACTACTTATCATATTGTCTGCTTTGGCCATCTCTCGTCGTCGTTGA
- the LOC130809113 gene encoding NAC domain-containing protein 2-like, whose product MDAKRCSSYLPPGFRFHPTDEELIIHYLKNQAMSRPCPVSIIPEVDIYKFDPWQLPDKAEFGENEWYFFTPRDRKYPNGIRPNRATLSGYWKATGTDKAIYSGAKYVGIKKALVFYKGKPPKGSKTDWIMHEYRLTESKHRPVKQHGSMRLDDWVLCRIYKKRQVARVEDKGEDSTSAQGQVSNEGGSEDRSSDHQIQNQQAIKFPRTQSLSYLFDLDYLGPIAHLLNDTTSFNSSFDIQTIMGQNVGLDPIVGPFGSYPSYYK is encoded by the exons atggatGCAAAGAGGTGTTCAAGCTATCTTCCACCTGGGTTTCGGTTTCATCCAACAGATGAAGAATTGATCATACACTACCTCAAGAATCAAGCCATGTCTAGACCTTGCCCTGTTTCAATCATTCCTGAAGTTGATATTTATAAGTTTGATCCTTGGCAATTACCTG ATAAGGCAGAGTTTGGAGAAAATGAATGGTACTTCTTCACCCCAAGAGATAGAAAATACCCGAATGGGATCCGACCCAATCGAGCAACGTTATCGGGTTATTGGAAGGCGACGGGTACGGATAAAGCCATATATAGTGGAGCTAAATATGTTGGGATTAAGAAGGCTCTTGTATTTTACAAGGGGAAACCTCCAAAAGGCTCTAAGACTGATTGGATTATGCACGAGTACCGTTTAACTGAGTCTAAGCATCGACCCGTTAAGCAACATGGATCCATGAGG TTAGATGATTGGGTACTATGTAGAATATACAAGAAGAGGCAAGTGGCAAGGGTAGAGGACAAAGGAGAGGATTCAACATCAGCACAAGGGCAAGTAAGCAATGAAGGGGGAAGTGAAGATAGATCTagtgatcatcaaattcaaaacCAACAAGCAATCAAATTCCCAAGGACCCAATCACTTTCTTACTTATTTGATTTGGACTATTTGGGTCCAATTGCCCATTTACTAAACGATACCACTTCATTTAATTCAAGCTTTGATATCCAAACAATTATGGGCCAAAATGTTGGATTGGACCCCATTGTGGGCCCATTTGGGTCATACCCCTCTTATTACAAATAA